A genomic segment from Taeniopygia guttata chromosome 36, bTaeGut7.mat, whole genome shotgun sequence encodes:
- the LOC140681488 gene encoding olfactory receptor 14I1-like — translation MSSSSSISHFLLLALADTRQLQLLHFCLFLGISLAALLGNGLIISAVACGHHLHTPMFFFLLNLALSDLGSICTTVPKAMHNSLWDTRNISYSGCAAQLFFFLFFISAEFCLLTIMCYDRYVSICKPLHYGTLLGSRACAHMAAAAWASAFLNALLHTANTFSLPQCQDNALGQFFCEIPQILKISCSNSYLRELGLLAISACLVSGCFVFIVFSYVQIFRAVLRIPSEQGRHKAFSTCLPHLAVLSLFLSTIMFAHLKPPSISSPSLDLALSVLYSVVPPALNPLIYSLRNQELKAAVWRLMTGCFQEH, via the coding sequence atgtccagcagcagctccatcagccacttcctcctgctggcactggcagacacgcggcagctgcagctcctgcacttctgcctcttcctgggcatctccctggctgccctcctgggcaacggcctcatcatcagcgccgtagcctgcggccaccacctgcacacgcccatgttcttcttcctgctcaacctggccctcagcgacctgggctccatctgcaccactgtccccaaagccatgcacaattccctctgggacaccaggaacatctcctactcaggatgtgctgcacagctctttttctttctcttcttcatctcagcagagtTTTGCCTCCTGACtatcatgtgctacgaccgctacgtgtccatctgcaaacccctgcactacgggaccctcctgggcagcagagcttgtgcccacatggcagcagctgcctgggccagtgcctttctcaatgctctgctgcacacagccaatacattttccctacCCCAGTGCCAGGacaatgccctgggccagttcttctgtgaaatcccccagatcctcaagaTCTCCTGCTCCAATTCCTATCTCAGGGAACTGGGGCTTCTTGCTATTAGTGCCTGTTTGGTAtctggttgttttgtgttcattgttttctcctatgtgcagatcttcagggctgtgctgaggatcccctctgagcagggacggcacaaagccttttccacctgcctccctcacctggctgtgctctCCTTGTTCCTCAGCACTATTATGTTTGCTCATCTGAAACCCCCCTCtatctcctccccatccctggatctggccctgtcagttctgtactcggtggtgcctccagccctgaaccccctcatctacagcctgaggaaccaggagctcaaggctgcagtgtggagactgatgactggatgctttcaggaacattaa